GATATAGTTCTTGCCACTCTTAATATTCTATCATAGGCTCGAGCGCTAAGTCCTAATTCTTTTATTGCTTTTTTTAATAATATTTTATTATTTTTATGTAATTTACAATACTTATATAAATTTTTTCCACTCAAATGAGAGTTATTAATAAAATTTTCGTTCTTATATCTAAATTGTTGTATTTTTTGAGCAGCTATAACTCTCTTTCTTATATTTTTAGATTTTTCTCCTTTTTTATATTCTGTTAATTCATTAACATCTAAAGAAGGCACTTCTAATTGCAGATCAATTCTGTCTAAAAGTGGACCGGAAATTTTATTCCTATATCTTCTGACCTGGTTTATAGTGCAGTGACATTCACGTCTGGGATCACCATAATAGCCACATGGACAGGGATTACTGGAAGCAATTAACATAAATTCAGCTGGGAAATCAACTGTCATTGTCGATCTAGAAATAGTAACCTTCTTCTCTTCTAGAGGTTGTCTTAATAATTCCAGAACTTTTCTCCTATACTCAGATATTTCATCTAAAAATAAAACTCCTTTATGGGCCAGACTGATCTCTCCAGGTACAGGTATTTTACCTCCTCCAATCATACTGGCAGCAGTTATACTGTGATGCGGGGTTCTAAAAGGTCTTTGAGTTTGTAAACCATTGGCAAGATTTACTTTTCCTAAAATACTTTGAATTCTACTTACCTCTAATTGCTCTTCTTTTAAAAGTGGAGGCATAATAGTTGGAATTCTTTTTGCTAACATTGTTTTACCAACTCCAGGTGGACCAACCATTATAAGATTATGACTTCCAGCAACTGCAATTTCAATAGCTCTCTTGGCTTCATGTTGACCTTTTATTTCAGAAAAATCAATTTCATAATTTTTAACCTTTTTACTAAATAACTTATTTGAATTTTGAGCATTAAACACAGATTTTCTTTTATTAATACCAAAAATATGGATTAAATCAGAAATATGACTTACAGGTATTATTTCTATTCCTTCAACTAAACTTGCTTCAAGTTTATTTTCTTCCGGTAAAATCACACCTTTAAATTTATTTTTCTTTGCAGTTAATACCATTGGTAAAATGCCATTTACTTTTTGAACATCTCCATTTAATGATAGCTCTCCAACTATTAAATAATCATCCAGTTCTTTTACTTTAATAATATTTTGAGCAGCTAAAATTCCTCCAGCAATAGCTAAATCAAAATGGGGACCTATTTTTTTGATATTTGCCGGAGCCAGATTAATAGTTATTCTTTTAACCGGAAAATCATATCCAGAATTTTTAATTGCAGATTTTACTCTTTCTCTTGATTCACGAACCGCTGTATCTGGCAAACCCACAATATCAAAGGCAGGCAAACCACGATTTAGATCAACCTCTACTCTTATAATAAACCCCTTTATTCCCAGCAAACTACAACTTTTCAAAACTGCCAGCATATTTATTCCTCCTTTTGATTTAACTTCCATTACTTATTTTTCTTTTATTTACTTTTTATTCCAGTTCGTGGTCAAAAAAAATTAAAATGTGTTTTTAAAATGTTCAATACTAACTTTATCATTACCGTAAATAATTGAAATAACATCAAATCTTTTTATATAATTATTGTATCTATTTCTCATAAGAAAAATTTTTGCTATAGTTTTTATTTTCTTTTGTTTTTTAAAATTAACAGCAGCCTGGGGAGGACCAAAAAATTCTGTTTTTCTGGTTTTAACTTCTACAAAAACCAAATTCTTTTTCTTCGTAACAATTAAATCAATTTCTCCCTGTTTTACTCTAAAATTTTCACTAATAATTTTATACCCTTTTTCTTCTAAAAATTTTTTTGCTTTTATTTCTCCCCATCTGCCAATTTCTCTTTTATTTTTAAATTTCATTTTAAACATCAACACCAAATACCGACCTAATTATTATTCCTACTATAAATGAGAAAAAAGAGACCCCTAAACTAATAGTTGCCATTTCTATAAATCTCTTTTTAAAACTTAAATCTCTGGCTATAGCTACATAAAAATTAAAAACAACTATAATCAAAATGGCCATAATTATTGTTGCAGCAAGACTTGTCAGATAATGAGTAAAAATAAAATAAGGGATTATTAATAAAATTACAGTTACTATGTAAGCCATTCCAGTATAAAATGAAGATTTTAACTCATGTTTTTCTCCTTCTTCCTGTTTGGTTGATAAATATTCGGAAGCAGCCATTGAAAATGAAGCAGCTATACCAGTTATCATTCCAGAAAGAGCAATTAAATTTGTATTCTGTAAAGCAAAAGATAATCCAGCTAGAGTACCTGTTAATTCAACCAAGGCATCATTTAAACCCAAAACTACAGAACCAATATATTTTAATCTTTCTTCATCTATGAGATTTATTAGTTCATCTTCATGGTTATCTTCATCTTCTACAATTTTTTGAGCTGAAGGAATTTTTTTGGCTACTTTTTTATATACTTCCTGGGCATCTTCTTCACCATTTTCCATTAATTTAATACCAAACATAATTCCAAAAATTCTTGCCAGCCAATAATAAAAAAAGATTTTTAATTTTTTAGGTTTAACCTCTTCTCCAGTATATTTTTTCCAAAAATCATAATGTTCTTTTTCGTCTTTGGCTATATCTCTTAATATCTTACTATTCTCTTCATTCTTTGTTACTGATGCTAATTTATTATATAAATAATATTCCGTTATTTCATCCTTTTGAGATTTAATTAAAATTTTTCGAGTAGTTTCATCTATATTTTTATCTATCATGCACTTTTGCCTCCTCTGAATAATTCACTCATCTATTATATATTTCTACAAAAGGTAATTTTTTCCTTTTTTATTTTATTTTATTTTATTTTTCAAATACCCTATTAAAGGATATCCAACTAGAAAAACTACAACTGCCTCACTAACAGCAATTTCAATCGCTGTTAACCAGTATGGTAATTCAAAAAGAATATGTAGATAAACACTAATTAACAGTCCATTAAATATTACAGGACTAAGGTAGGCAAAAAAACTGTCTCTATAACGATAAGTAAAATAAGCAGCAATTAACGTAGTTAAACTTCCGCCAATAATGTCTACCAATCCCAGGCCTCCAAATATATTTGATAATAATACTCCTACAAATAGAGCTGGCACTGCTTCTGGATATAAAATTGGAAGTACAGTTAAGGATTCAGATAAACGAAATTGTAAAGGTCCAAAACTAATAGGAGATAAAATATATGTAATTATAATATATAAACCAGCAATAAAAGCTCCTCTAGTCAATTTTTTTGTTTTCAATTATCTCACCTCACATAATTTATATTAACTATATTTATTAACTACAGAATAAGAATAACGATGAATAGGAGTAGGGCCATATTTTTTTAAAGCATCAATATGTTCTTTGGTTCCATATCCTTTATTACTTTTAAACCCATACACTGGATATTTGTTATCATATTTTTCAATAATTCTATCTCTTGTCACTTTAGCTATAATGGATGCTGCAGCTATTGAATTGACTTTTTCATCACCATCAATAACAGCTTTTTGAGAAATATTAACTTCTGGAATTTCTTTATTACCATCAACCAAAAGATAATCAGGTTCAAAATTAAATTTATTTAAAGCTTTTTTCATAGCTTTAAAGCTTGCCTGCTGAATATTAATTTTATCTATTATATCATTTTCAACTATTCCAATTCCAACCGCCAATGCTTTTTCTTTTATTTCTGTAAATAATTTATTTCTCTTTTTTTCTGAAAGTTTTTTAGAATCATCTAAACCTATAATCTTTTGAAATGGATCTAATAAAACAGCTGATGCAACTACCGGCCCAGCAAGAGGTCCTCTTCCGGCTTCATCAAGTCCACAAATCATTTCATGACCATCATTTTTTAATTTTGTAGTTATTTTGTTCATTTTTATCCATTTTTGCTTTAATTCTTCTTCTTTCTTCTTTTCTCTTTTAAATTTTTCAGCAAGCTTTTTAACACCTTTTCTTGAATCAGCAGCTAATTTTTCAATAATATCTTCATCAACTTTTATCTTTGAACACTTATCTTTTATCTCTTTTATTGTATATTGAGAAAGATCATCCATTTTTAATTACCACCCTCAGTAATTTCTTTTATTTCTTCAACAGTTTCTAATGATAATTTGCCAAATTCTCCTGAGCGAAAATCATTTAATATAAGTTTGCTAACTCGTTCTTTGTCTATTTTCCCTCCACTCATTAAGCAACCTCGCTTTTTACCAATTTCCAGCATTAAATCATAAGGATGAATACCTTTAGTTTCAATATCATAATTTTTTTCCAAAATAAATGGATTGATTTCCAAAATATATTTTATTAACCTATAAGCTGCTGTTTCATTATCATATCTATCAGAATCAATTGCTGCTGTAATAGCAAGTTTATAACTAGTGTTTTCATCTCCCAAATTAGGCCATAAAATTCCAGGAGTATCTAATAATCTTATGTCTTTAGTTACTTTAATCCACTGTTTCCCTCTGGTAACTCCAGGTTTATCACCTGTTTTTACTCTTCCTTTACCACCAAGAGAATTAATAAGTGCAGACTTACCAACATTGGGGATTCCAATAACCATTATTTTGGCATCTTTATTTTTTCTTCCCTTTTGTTCTGCTTTTTTTAAAAGTTTATAATGGAGATTATTAATTCTTTCCATTAAAGAAGAAATCCCTATACCTTCTTTTGAATTCAAAGCAACAGTTGGATATTCTTTTGAAAAATAATTAACCCATTCATCTGTTACTTTTTCTAAAGCTAAATCTTTTTTATTTAAAACTATAACTCTTTTTTGATTATCTAATAATTGATCAAGATCAGGGTTTCTGCTACTAAAAGGAATTCTAGCATCTAAAACTTCAATAACCATATCAACCATACTAAGATCCTCTTTTAATCTTCTCTTAGCTTTGGCCATATGTCCTGGATACCAATTTATCATATTATTCACCTCCTACCCATATAAAAGAAAGGGTGTAGGTTAAAATACCCCACCCTTTTTTTAAACTTAATCTCTTTTTTCTTTAATTCTTGAAGCTTTTCCTCTTCTCTTACGGAGATAATATAATCTTGCTCTTCTTACATCACCACGACGTACAACTTCTATATCCTGTACATTAGGTGAATGAAGGGGAAAAGTTCTTTCAACACCTACCCCATGAGATATCTTTCTTAGAGTGAAAGTTGCTTTTGCACCTTTTCCTCTTTTCTTAAGTACAGTACCTTCAAAGGGTTGAAATCTTTCTTTTCCACCTTCAACTACTTTTACTTTTAATTTCAATGTATCACCAGGACTAAATTCAGGAACTTCTTCCTTCATTTGTTCCTTTTCTATCTGTTCTATAATATTCATTTTTTACCCTCCTTTCACACAATAAAATCAAAATATAAATTAAACTTTATTCTTCCCACCAGGGAGAAGATAACAATCTATCCAATATAATTGATGCTGCACTTCTAACTGAAAGGTGATTAAATTCTCCTCGTCCATAAATTGGATTCAACATATAATCACATCTGTCCAGAGTTTCTTCAGTAAGACCCCATCCAGTACCAAAAATCAATAAATATGGTCTATCTGAACTATAAATTAAATCTCTCATTTTTGAATATGATTTTTGATTCGGAAATTCTCTTGCATCAGTAGCAACTAATATTGCTTCTTTTCCTGTTTCATTTTTGATAGCTTTTAATACATCATCAAGAGTATCTTCAATATTTAATACTGAAAATGCTTCCTGGCGATTTTCATTGTAATCTGATCCAAAACCACTGGTCCAATAGTTTTGCATTCTTTTGACCAAAGCCTGCTGTGATTCAAGGTGATTTATTACAAAATATTTATTTATATCATATGTTTTTGCAGCCCTAGAAATATCATGTAAGTCAAGATTGGTTACTGTAGTTGTAATTTTTTCACCGTTTTTATTGTATATTGGATGATGAACCAAACCTAAATATACATTAGCATCAATTCTGCTCATTATTTTCACCCTTTATTTCCTGCTTAACTTCTTTTAATAATTTTTTTTCCCTTTTTGATAGCTTCTTTTTTTCTAAAAGATCAGGTCTTCTAATTAATGTTCTTTTTAAAGCTTTCTTCAATCGCCAGCGCTTTATCCTGGCATGATGGCCACTTAACAAAACCTCTGGAACTTTCATATTTTCAAATTCTCTCGGTCTGGTGTAATGTGGATGTTCTAAAAGTCCTTCATAAAAGGAATCTTTTTTACTTGAATCTTCATCTCCCAGAACTCCATCTACCATCCTGGAAACTGCATCAACTAAAACCATAGCTGGAAGTTCTCCTCCAGTTAATACATAATCTCCAATAGAAACTTCTTCATCAACAATACTTTTTCTAACTCTTTCATCTACTCCTTCATAATGACCACAAATCAATGTAAGATTGTTATAAGAACTTAATTCTTTTACTTTTTCCTGATTAAGAGTTTTACCCTGTGGAGATAATAATACAGTGTGAACTTTTTCCCTGTTTTTTGCATTAATATCATTCCAGGCTTTATAAATAGGATTCACCTTTAGAACCATTCCAGCTCCTCCACCATAAGGAGGTTCATCAGTTGTGTTATGCTTATCCTCAGTATAATCTCGTATATTTGTGATATTTATATTAATTAATTTTTTCTCTCTAGCTCGAGACAAAATACTTGTTGAAAATGGCCCCTCAAACATCTCCGGGAAAAGAGTAAGAATATCAAAATTCATTATTTCACTCCTATATAAAAAGAAAATTAAAATTACTTATTATAAATCAAGTAATCCTGGAATTGGATCAACTATCATTAATTTTTTTTCCTCATCTATTTCGATAATTATTTCCTTGGTAGCTGGAATCATATATTCTTTCTTTTCACCTTTTATTATAAAAATATCAGTTCCACCAGTATCCTGAACCTTTTCTAAAACACCCAATTCTTTTCCCTTTTTGGTTTTAACCTTAAAACCAATTATTTCATCAATATAATATTCATTTTTTTTGAGGGGAACCATTAATTCACGAGGAATTTTAAGATAATAATCTTTTAATTCTAAAGCTTCTCCAATATTATTTATATCAGAAAATTTAATTGCGATATATTTACCATTATGGATTCGAGCAGTTTCTATTTCTTTCTCAATAATTTCTTCATCTTTTACTAAAAATACTTTATCAAGAAACTCAAATCTATTTGGGAAATCTGTTAAAGGAAAAACTCTTACTTCTCCTTTATTTCCCTGATTTTTTATTATCTGTCCGATTGTAACTAATTCCTCCATAAAATCACCGGCTTCCTCAAAATTTACTGAATATCCACTATAACTTTTTTTCCTTCTTTAGTTGCAGCTGCTTTTACTACAGTGCGAATAGCTCGGGCAATCCTGCCCTGTTTACCAATTACTTTTCCCATATCATCATCTGCTACACTCAATTCAAGTATTACTGATTTTTCTCCTTCAACTTTATTAACATGAACTTTTTCAGGTTCATCTACAATAGCTTTTGCAATATTGGTAACTAATTCTTTCATCAAAACTTAACCCCCTCTTTTTTAGGAAGACTGTTCGTGAAATTTAGACATTACTCCTGCTTCTTTAAGTAGACTTTTTACAGTACTGGAAGGTTTTGCACCATTATTTAACCACTTAAGTGCTTTTTCCTCATCTATTTCATACTCAGCAGGTTCAGCTGTTGGATTATAATATCCTAACTCTTCAATAAACTGCCCTGTAGGAGCATTTCTTGAATCAGATACAATTAAACGATATGAAGCATTTCTTTTACTACCAAATCTTTTTAATCTAATTTTTACCATTATATTCACCTCCTTTTAAAAGATATCATTTATTTTTTACCCAAAGAATGGTAAATTCATTCCACCCATTCCTCCAGGTTTTTTGCCATTGTTTAGCTGTTTCATCATTTTCTTAGTTTGTTTAAATTGTTTTAAAAGTCTATTTACTTCCTGAACTTTTCTACCACTACCCTTAGCAATCCTTTTTCTTCTACTTCCATTTATAATAGAAGGATCTAATTTTTCCTCCTGAGTCATAGAACTAATTATTGCTTCAATATGATCTAATTCTTTTTCATCAAATTGCATATTTTTCAATTGCTTGGCTCCGCCCATACCAGGCATCATACCCAGAACTTCATCAAGAGGACCCATATTTCTTACCTGGTCCATTTGATCCAAAAAATCATCTAAAGTAAAACTATTATTTCTGATTTTTTCTTCAAGTTCTTCTGCTTTTTTCTCATCTATATTTTTTTCTGCTTTTTCAATTAAACTTAATACATCTCCCATTCCTAAAATACGGGAAGACATTCTTTCTGGATAAAATGGCTCCATATCAGCTAATTTTTCACCAGTACCAACAAACTTAATTGGTTTACCTGTAACAGCTTTTATAGAAAGAGCAGCTCCACCACGAGCATCACCATCTAGCTTTGTTAAAGCCACACCATCTATTCCTAAAACATCATCAAAATTTTCGGCAACATTAACAGCATCCTGCCCGGTCATGGCATCAACTACTAATAAAATCTCATCAGGATTAATTGCTGACTTTATTTCTTTTAATTCATCCATCATTTCTTCATCTATATGCAATCTACCAGCAGTATCAAAAATTACAACATCATTTCCTTTTGAATTTGCAGAACTGACTGCACCTTTCGCAATATCACTGGGATCCTTTTTATCTCCCATACTGAATACAGGCACTTCAAGTCTATCACCTAATACCTGTAACTGTTTTATAGCTGCAGGTCTATAAATATCACCAGCTGCCAATAATGGTTGCTTCCCTTCATTTTTGAAATTTCTGGCTAACTTACCAGCAAAAGTAGTTTTACCTGCTCCCTGCAAACCAACCAACATAATAGTAGTTGGAGGATTATCAGAAAGGTTTATTTCAGCTCGAGAACCACCCATCAAGTCAGAAAGTTCATCATTTACAATCTTTATAACCTGCTGACCGGGCGTTAGGCTTTCCATAACTTCACTACCTACTGCTCTTTCTTCTATTCTTTTAATAAAGTTTTTTACAACTTTATAGTTAACATCAGCTTCTAAAAGTGCCATCTTAACTTCTCTTAGAGCACTTTTTACATCCTTTTCATTAAGTTTTCCTTTACCACTCAATTTTTTAAAAGTGTCCTGAAGTTTTTCTGCTAAACCTTCAAAAATCATTAATTAACACCCCTTTTATAGGAAATTTTTCAAATTGCTAACTTTTTCTTTTAAGTCAGTCTTTTTATCTTTATTTAACTCTAAATCATCTATTTCTATAACTAATTTTTCAATTTCTTTTTTAAATTTATTATATCTATTTATAAGTCCAATTTTTTCTTCATAATCCCTTAAAATGTCTTCACCACGATGCAGATGATCATATACACCCTGACGACTAATATCAAGTTTTTCAGAAATTTCGGCAAGAGATAAATCATGATAATAATATAGTTTCATTGCTTCCTGTTGTTTATCAGTTAATAATTCTCCATAATAATCAAATAAAAGATTAATCTCAATTGTTTTTTCTAACAAAAAAATCACCTGCAGTGTTAAGTATTTTAGCTTTACAGGTGATAGTATATCTTATTTTTAGCTATCTGTCAAGGGTTAATCAAATTTTCATAATCTTCCAACTTACTATTCTTCTGCAAATAAGGCTTCAACAAATTCCTCTGGATTGAAATTTTGTAAATCCTTAGCTGCTTCTCCTACTCCAATTAATTTTATAGGTATTCCTAATTCATTTTTAACAGCAACTACAATTCCACCTTTAGCAGTACCATCCAACTTAGTTAAAGCTATTCCATCTACATCCACAGATTCATTAAATAATTTAGCCTGAGAAATAGCATTCTGACCATTTGTAGCATCTAAAACTAATAATACCTCTACCGGAATATTCTCACCAGCTTCTTTTCCAATAACATTTCTTACTTTCTGTAACTCTTTCATTAGATTTTTTTGAGTATGCAATCTCCCGGCTGTATCTACAATTAATAAATCCATGTCTTTAGCTTTAGCTGATTGGACTGCATCATATGCCACAGCAGCAGAATCTGAACCTTCAGATTGAGCAATAACCTTTACTCCCAATCTATCTCCCCAAACCTGAAGTTGATCAATAGCTCCTGCACGAAAGGTATCACCTGCTGCTAACATTACATCCTTTCCTTTTTCCTTAAATCTTTTGGCAATTTTAGCAATGGTAGTAGTTTTACCAGAACCATTTACCCCAACTACCATTATAATATTTAATCCATCTTTTAATTCCAGCTTACCTTCTTCATCCTGGAGCATGTCTGCCAGTTCATCTTTGAATATATCATATAATTCAGCAGGTGTTTCAATATCCTTTTCATCTACAATATATTTTAGATCATCTATTAATTCCATAGTAGTATGAATTCCTACATCAGCCTGAATTAATAATTCTTCAAGCTCTTCAAAAAAATCATCATCTAAAGCTCCATCTCCTGTAAAAAGACCTGTTACCTTATCAACAAAATTACTTCTGGTTTTGTCCAGACCCTTTTTTAATCTCGCAAAAAAACCTTGATTTTTTTCTTCCTCTTTTTCTTCTTTATTACTTTTAAATAACATTCTCTACCTCCCAATATAAAAGAATAATTTCTATATCAATTAATTTAATTAAGTTCAACCTGTTTACAAAGATCTGTAAACTCCTGTGCTATTTTATATCTTCTTTTTCTTATCTTAAGTTCTTCCTCAGGTGTTTCAGCCTCAAAAAATTTCTGTTCTAAATCTTCATTTTCATCAGCTAGTTCACATAATCTATCACTAAGTTCAATTGCAGAAACTCCACGTATTTTACCTTTTTTGTTATGACCAATAGCCATAATAGGTCTCCCCCACATTCCCGGGCCAGCCATTGCATCACTCATATGCATTACACCAGTTCCACCTGGATGGGTGTGTACTATTGTCGTATTGGAAGGAATAATTTCACTATATGCTTCTCTTAAAGAAATATTACCAATATCACAATAACTTGAGGCAAGCAATCTTGGTGGAATATAACCCATTCCCCCTACTACTAAATCACTGGCCTGTATAACTCGACCATTTTCCTTGATTTCTCCAAATGCTGCTACTTCTCTGCCCTGTTCGATATTAATCGATTTATTCACAAGTTTTTGTGCAAATTCTTGATCTATACTCTTAATATTTGAGCTTTTTATTTTCCAGCATTTATTATTTTTAATTTTTTTCTTATATTTTTCTTTGTCTAGAGAAACAATTGGCAACTCTCCAGAAATATGAAGATATTTTAATTTAATTTGAGTTGATATTTTCAAAGCTTCTCTTTCTGCTTCCATAGACATCGCAGTCAAAGAATCTAATTGAGCTTTTTCTGATTTAGTAGCTAAATTAAAATTCTTTTTTTCAGGATATAATATACCGACTCCAACTGCTGAGCCATTCTTGACTCCAACTTTAATCACTGGTAAATTGAAAATATTAATTCCACCAGTATTAACTATTATACCTGATTCACCAGGATCAGTAGAAATAATAACAGCATTTTCTGGTAGTTGATTTATCATTTCTAATAAGGAACAACATTTTTTTTCAGAGACTTCTGAAAGCAATAATCGATATGGTAAACCAGAAAGACCACCATTAATTATTTTATTGTAACTTGATATATAACCATCTTTATCTAGATAGGCAATTGTTCCTACCGAACGTCCTTCACCTAATTGATTACTTCTCTCTACTAATCTATTTACAATCTCCTCAGCTATACCTTTTACTTCCTGCAAACTTTAACACCCCTAACTTTTTATATAATAATTTAAATCAATACTTCTTCTTCATTTAATCTCAAAGAAATCAATTTAGAAACACCTGATTCTTCCATTGTAACTCCATATATAGTGTCTACTTCAGTCATCATTTGTTTACTATGAGTTACTAAAATAAACTGAGCAATATTTGAATATTCTTGAAGATAATTAGCAAAACGAGCAACATTGGCATCATCCAAAGGAGCATCTATTTCATCAAGAATATAAAATGGACTTGGATTTACCTGTAAAAATGAAAATACCAGTGCTATTGCAGTTAAAGCTCTTTCTCCCCCGGATAAAAGGGATAATTTTTTCAGTTTCTTACCAGGTGGTTGAGCATTAATTTCAACACCAGTATTTAAAAGATCATTTTCATCAACCAGACTCAATTCTGCAAATCCCCCACCAAATAATTTTTGGAATATATTTTCAAACCTTTCTTTTACTTCAAAAAAGGTGTTATGAAAAAGTTCTCCCATTGTTTCCTCTATATCTGTAATAACCTCAATTATAGATTCTTTTGCTTTTCTAAGGTCTTCACTTTGTTCCCTTAAATATTCGAGTCGTTCATTTAATTCTTCATATTCCTCAACTGCCCCTAAATTAACCGGTTCTAATTTTTTTAATGATCTTTTTAATTCAGCAATTTTTTCTTTTGCATCTTTTAATTTTTTAGAATTCAAATTATAATCCAGCTTGTCTTTTATACTTATATTATATTCTTCCTCTAATCTTTCTCTTATTCTATCTAATTTATTATTTAATTTAGTAATTTTTAATTCTAATTTGTGAAATCTATCTTTACTATCACTAAGAACTTCCTGTGTTTTTTCTAATTTTTCTTCATGAGTTTTTAATAATTCTCTTTCATCTTTTAATTCTTTTTCTAAATTTTTATGTTTAGTTTCTAATTTATCTGCTTTTTTATTAAAATCTATATTACTTTTCTCTAAATTTTTCTTTTTATTTTTAAGATCATTTAATTTATTTTCAATTTCATTTATTCTATCTCGAGATTCTGATTTTTTATTAATCGTTTTTTCAATTCTATTATTCAATTCATTTTTTTCATTATTTATTGCTTCTTTATTTTGCTTCATTTCAGCTAAACTAACTTTTTTATCAGTTAAATTATTTCTAACCTCTTCAAGCTTACTTTCTTCTTTCTTTAATTTTTCTTCTTCATT
Above is a window of Halanaerobiales bacterium DNA encoding:
- a CDS encoding YifB family Mg chelatase-like AAA ATPase; the encoded protein is MLAVLKSCSLLGIKGFIIRVEVDLNRGLPAFDIVGLPDTAVRESRERVKSAIKNSGYDFPVKRITINLAPANIKKIGPHFDLAIAGGILAAQNIIKVKELDDYLIVGELSLNGDVQKVNGILPMVLTAKKNKFKGVILPEENKLEASLVEGIEIIPVSHISDLIHIFGINKRKSVFNAQNSNKLFSKKVKNYEIDFSEIKGQHEAKRAIEIAVAGSHNLIMVGPPGVGKTMLAKRIPTIMPPLLKEEQLEVSRIQSILGKVNLANGLQTQRPFRTPHHSITAASMIGGGKIPVPGEISLAHKGVLFLDEISEYRRKVLELLRQPLEEKKVTISRSTMTVDFPAEFMLIASSNPCPCGYYGDPRRECHCTINQVRRYRNKISGPLLDRIDLQLEVPSLDVNELTEYKKGEKSKNIRKRVIAAQKIQQFRYKNENFINNSHLSGKNLYKYCKLHKNNKILLKKAIKELGLSARAYDRILRVARTISDLEGKENIRSGHLAEAIQYRRLEGEIH
- a CDS encoding YraN family protein gives rise to the protein MKFKNKREIGRWGEIKAKKFLEEKGYKIISENFRVKQGEIDLIVTKKKNLVFVEVKTRKTEFFGPPQAAVNFKKQKKIKTIAKIFLMRNRYNNYIKRFDVISIIYGNDKVSIEHFKNTF
- a CDS encoding VIT1/CCC1 transporter family protein → MIDKNIDETTRKILIKSQKDEITEYYLYNKLASVTKNEENSKILRDIAKDEKEHYDFWKKYTGEEVKPKKLKIFFYYWLARIFGIMFGIKLMENGEEDAQEVYKKVAKKIPSAQKIVEDEDNHEDELINLIDEERLKYIGSVVLGLNDALVELTGTLAGLSFALQNTNLIALSGMITGIAASFSMAASEYLSTKQEEGEKHELKSSFYTGMAYIVTVILLIIPYFIFTHYLTSLAATIIMAILIIVVFNFYVAIARDLSFKKRFIEMATISLGVSFFSFIVGIIIRSVFGVDV
- a CDS encoding QueT transporter family protein, with translation MKTKKLTRGAFIAGLYIIITYILSPISFGPLQFRLSESLTVLPILYPEAVPALFVGVLLSNIFGGLGLVDIIGGSLTTLIAAYFTYRYRDSFFAYLSPVIFNGLLISVYLHILFELPYWLTAIEIAVSEAVVVFLVGYPLIGYLKNKIK
- a CDS encoding ribonuclease HII is translated as MDDLSQYTIKEIKDKCSKIKVDEDIIEKLAADSRKGVKKLAEKFKREKKKEEELKQKWIKMNKITTKLKNDGHEMICGLDEAGRGPLAGPVVASAVLLDPFQKIIGLDDSKKLSEKKRNKLFTEIKEKALAVGIGIVENDIIDKINIQQASFKAMKKALNKFNFEPDYLLVDGNKEIPEVNISQKAVIDGDEKVNSIAAASIIAKVTRDRIIEKYDNKYPVYGFKSNKGYGTKEHIDALKKYGPTPIHRYSYSVVNKYS
- the ylqF gene encoding ribosome biogenesis GTPase YlqF, with product MINWYPGHMAKAKRRLKEDLSMVDMVIEVLDARIPFSSRNPDLDQLLDNQKRVIVLNKKDLALEKVTDEWVNYFSKEYPTVALNSKEGIGISSLMERINNLHYKLLKKAEQKGRKNKDAKIMVIGIPNVGKSALINSLGGKGRVKTGDKPGVTRGKQWIKVTKDIRLLDTPGILWPNLGDENTSYKLAITAAIDSDRYDNETAAYRLIKYILEINPFILEKNYDIETKGIHPYDLMLEIGKKRGCLMSGGKIDKERVSKLILNDFRSGEFGKLSLETVEEIKEITEGGN
- the rplS gene encoding 50S ribosomal protein L19, which translates into the protein MNIIEQIEKEQMKEEVPEFSPGDTLKLKVKVVEGGKERFQPFEGTVLKKRGKGAKATFTLRKISHGVGVERTFPLHSPNVQDIEVVRRGDVRRARLYYLRKRRGKASRIKEKRD
- a CDS encoding RNA methyltransferase codes for the protein MSRIDANVYLGLVHHPIYNKNGEKITTTVTNLDLHDISRAAKTYDINKYFVINHLESQQALVKRMQNYWTSGFGSDYNENRQEAFSVLNIEDTLDDVLKAIKNETGKEAILVATDAREFPNQKSYSKMRDLIYSSDRPYLLIFGTGWGLTEETLDRCDYMLNPIYGRGEFNHLSVRSAASIILDRLLSSPWWEE
- the trmD gene encoding tRNA (guanosine(37)-N1)-methyltransferase TrmD — encoded protein: MNFDILTLFPEMFEGPFSTSILSRAREKKLININITNIRDYTEDKHNTTDEPPYGGGAGMVLKVNPIYKAWNDINAKNREKVHTVLLSPQGKTLNQEKVKELSSYNNLTLICGHYEGVDERVRKSIVDEEVSIGDYVLTGGELPAMVLVDAVSRMVDGVLGDEDSSKKDSFYEGLLEHPHYTRPREFENMKVPEVLLSGHHARIKRWRLKKALKRTLIRRPDLLEKKKLSKREKKLLKEVKQEIKGENNEQN
- the rimM gene encoding ribosome maturation factor RimM (Essential for efficient processing of 16S rRNA) gives rise to the protein MEELVTIGQIIKNQGNKGEVRVFPLTDFPNRFEFLDKVFLVKDEEIIEKEIETARIHNGKYIAIKFSDINNIGEALELKDYYLKIPRELMVPLKKNEYYIDEIIGFKVKTKKGKELGVLEKVQDTGGTDIFIIKGEKKEYMIPATKEIIIEIDEEKKLMIVDPIPGLLDL